The sequence below is a genomic window from Lolium perenne isolate Kyuss_39 chromosome 4, Kyuss_2.0, whole genome shotgun sequence.
ttatatatgtaaatgatagtttcctttaaattcttgaggaataatttcctctcattgaatcttcttaagatttaatttctcaaaccatcccacatgaatttatgttgacctaagtcaaccattcatcatcatcatttgagaaaatgatttaaatgaggtagagatacctcataccatttaataatacctattatgatttaaaatctccaagtatttcatgtgagagtgtttgaccaggggttcagactccatatgaaaatacttgagacaagatttaaatgaagtgatacacctcatataatttacaccagtaactagcatcactcattactattaagtgggtaaatatgttgttttcttatttaggaaaaataatttcctctcatactaaataaggtgttacttttaattacttagagaaataatttcccctcattgtcttattaagatttaaattctctcatgaacaatatatgacctaggttgaccaaagtcaacctcttcatacttattatttgagaaaatgatttaaatgaggttccatacctcatgcaatttaatactaacagggtagtgatttaatgtcactaaataactcaacatgagattatatagaatAGTTATTACCTCATGttaaattacttgagaacaaggtttaaatgagaggattacctctcatatgatttaacacatagttgtaactaatttaatagaaactactattgaggtgatttaatattctcaaataacaggAATGATACCATGTTGactaaggtcaacacttcacatttattaTTTGAGGGAAGTGATTAaattgagattcatcatctcatgtgaattAAATAACTActgtaatttaaatactatgttgatttaaattctacaagtgagcaagcatCAACCTAAGCATTTaagggtcaacacattacttcatatcacttgtgagaatgatttaaatgaggtgctacacctcatagatttaaattcctaaaatttgaaatagtttaaatgggctagtattgactacatagccaatattctgcttctaccccatgatcatatacagaacatatatcatatttttacataataaattagagtttgttaaatgtgaattatgagaggtggaatcacctcaaaattcaaaagggttgatttttaataagtattctaagtcagaaaagtctatgtcttgtttaattttctactttaattctacaatagatattggtttgaatccagtggcattggatatagGAAACTCTAAGCTTTCTAACAATACCCATTTCATAAAttttggcccagtagatttggAGATAAAGAATTTCTAGTAATGCATCTGAAAGCAATTatcacagaaaataaataaacggaTTTAAATTTAAACAGCGGGCGGGAAACGAGATTGGGCCAGGGAgaggttaaatgggccggcccagctgagctgccACGCGGGCGTGAGTGGCCTGACAGCGGGACCCGCCCATCAGTATCTATTTAACCACACCGAAGGGGTACGCGATATAAGCCGTTGGATCAAAAGGAGATCGGACGGTGGTGGTGTCGTCCTCGTCGGAGACGAGCTCCGGCGAGCTCAAACCCTAGCCGGTGGCCATGGGGGTCCAGGGAGGGTCCTTACCGGGGTCCAGAGGGGTCAGCGAGGCGGGCAAACGGCCGAGGAAGCTCCGGCGAGTCGAAggagggtcgcggcggctccaGTGGAGGCTCGGGAACTTCAGCTCGGTCTTCGGCGTCTCCGGCGGCCTCCGGTGGTGAAATTGGGGCGGCGTGGTAGCTAATTGGGAGGGGCGAGGGCTCTAGAAGCTTCACTGAAGAGAGGAGAAGAGGATGGAGTGCTTGGAAGAGGCTGggagtggctctatttatagggtcgaCGAGGAGGGCCGTGTGGCACGGGCAGGTCGATGCTCGGGATGGCGTTCTGGGCCTCGACAGGTCAATTCGAGCATGGCATTCGATTCCTGGCATCATTGCGAGTAGCATGGAGGTCGTGGCGCAGCGAGAGGAGCTCTAGAGTACCCCTGGTTGACGTGCGCGTCCGGCGGGCATGGGCGGACTGTGGTGGCGAGAAGGGCTGCAGGAGGGCACGCGGGGAGCAGTGGAGCTGTCCTTGGGGTTCCTCTTGTCCCGGCGCTTCGAGGGGTCATCGTCGGGGACGCAGAGGGAGGCCGTGCTGGCGAGGCGCAGGGCGTGCACGCGCGTGCGTGCCCGGGACGATGCCCATGTCGATCCTGGCGCGCCGGGCGTCGTGGGCATGGGCTAGATAGGACTGTGTGGTGCATCATTTGGCGGGGAAAGGCACTGCAGCTTCCTGGGAGTGAGGAGGGTCTCTTGGACATGGTGTGGCAGGGCTGAGGTGAGAGGAGGAGAGGATGGCATGGTGGTGACTAGGGTGATTGGCATGGGCTGGttttggtcatggtgaccaaggtCCAGTGCTTGCAGGTGCTTGGACTGATGATGGGAGGTGTGATGGAGTTCCAGGGCCTCAGAGATGgtcagggttggacttggtccaaccaaaaTCCTAGCATGGGCACATATTTGGtttgtgcacacaaggtgtttgtaaatatggccgaaagagaaatgttttcaaattttggaaattcctttggtggatctcattcatataatatttgaagtagattggtggtggtggtggtcaatttggtgttgttttgcaaagtttcaaaaagtgggtcatcttctctttgtttcaaagtctccacttgtctcctctattctggtcaacctaggcagagtcaaccctaatggtcaacatcaaacttgttcatcttgatgaggtcttggatgacatggcaagagttggtcaaagTTGGTTTAGGAAAactcaaaaccaggggtgcaaagtggtgaagaaaattatcaatgtgacatatgaccattatcatatgtgagatggttttgagatttgctttgatttgattttggtttctttgatgcaattgtgtttgtttatcatatataagagttttacaaacaatagatcaagcattggtggccttggttgaagatttgcaaattgggctaagtgtatgtgagtgaattttggggaatttctccctatttgatttctctccatgtgctttgacttttgttgactctaatgtgattcttattagtttagatacattttcaaaccattgaatccatttcaaaaggtcttgatcaaagatttgcaaaattggccataacacataagaggtgaggttcaaatttttctatttttgtaaattgttccccttgcttcacttggacatgggttagggtcaatttagtgttatattaggttgagagatggtttcccatcatttggtcaaggtttaaagtcataggtcaaagttgggtgaaatggctatgtgtcacatatgcctctatgcatatgtggcatttgatttttgatttgagtgttcttggcccatttgatgttgttgagtgttgaaatggtatatggaagtgatccaaccattcacaacaagttctagggtcaatcttctcaaattcacaaatttgcacttttctctcatatgcctctatggcatttttagtttctttttaatttctttggaaaccacttggatttggtttgataggtactaggtaaggtgtatgaaggttttccaaacctctaagcaaagtagaaaggcttagggtaaagttttataaatatagccctaggcacatatgcctctttcttatttaatttccttttattttaatttaactagggtggtgaaaagaggggtgaggtttagggttttgtggggttcacaatggttcaccaccatttagcataaataataaaggtagggttcaagatttacctattagggctatatgcccccatatgtcttttattttattttggtttctcaaaatagatccaaatgatttttggagaagattagggtttaaggtttttcttatttgatttctttctcttttattttattgggttggtgaccttcacttgatcactttagggttttagggtttagcacataagcataataacactcatcatggcaaaacacaagatttaagcaagatcactaagcatcaaacttaattttgataaaagtttttgttggttccaaaatttggaactagggaaattcattttgtttgttttgaaatttttgggttgttacacgaCCACCATCTGACAACCCTTCCTCCGCCGAGCCCGACGCACTTAACCCCATCGATTTCTGTCAATCGAGGTGAGCCAGAGCCTGCAGTTGCTAGGGTTTCCCATCGCTGTCGTGGCGAGGAAGACGATTCCGTGACCGTCCGATTAACTCGGGCAACTGCATGCGTCAACCATCCGGTCCCGCGCGCACTGGCGTGGTGTGGCCCGTCCCCTGTTTCGAATCGGTACTCTCCCGCGTGGCCGCCGTGGATTTGGGCCGTATCCACCCAGTCCAAGGATTAGGCCCATCCCACTTCTCCATGTTCTTTTCAAAATTTAATCAGCCAATATATACTGCTCAAGGTTTTGTAATACTGTAAAATACTAAGTGTCCAAATTTGATGATTCAAATTTCTGTGTGTTCATAAGCAAAATCTTAACCTCACAAAATTACATGCATGTGATATAGTGTTGCAGATCTATGCAGACGTTGGTCGGTGGTCTTGGAATCCGACTGTCCCCGATTAGTGCAAATGATGGGGACTCAAGAACTAGAGCGATCTAGTAGCTGGACTACCGGGAATTGCTAAAGGTGTACCAAAATATCAAGGTCTCGAAAGTGGAACGTGTGTGTTTTGCCGTAGTTAGGCAAATCAAGATCTAATGGTTTTTTACGTGATGCAGCCCCAACCTGTGTGTTGGCACTGCTCACAAACGATTGTAGAACATTTTTGCCTAATTAATAAAGCTCACGTTTCCTGTCAAAGAAAGGACCAATGATCCAAGTTTCTTAATGCAAAGGATTAAACTCCGTTAAAAAAAAATCTGATATATCTGTATAGATATGAATCATGTCAAATATAATGGTGTCCACGCACCATTTTTTTAGTATCTTGTCCATGTACTACGTATGAGGTGGCCGGGGCCTAAGAAGTCACGTGGGTGTACTAAATATATTTCTCTCTATATATAGCTTGGCACCAAACTATGTTGACGGAAGACCAAACAATCATGCAAGGAATTTGAACCATAACTTCATAATGGGTCTACATGGGCATGAACACCCTATATAAATCCACCAAACGTCTCCATCCCTGGACCTACACAACTTACATGCAAAAACTCGTATCCATCCAAATAAGTTGGATCACAATGGCAACTCAAAGGATTTTCCTCATCACTTTGATGCTGGTGGCCCTAATAGCCATGCCGGTGGTGGCACGGCCAGCATCGAGAAAACAAGAGGTGAATGCATATGATGTCAAGGGGGCACCAAAGGCCCTCCATGCTGAAGAGGGAAAAGAGGCTGCTGGCCCTTCATCGGAAAAGGTTAGCACTTCCAAGTATTCTGATGCCATCATTTCCGAAGCTGCGTCCAAGGCCCACATGGCGGCAGCCGAAAAGGACATGAAAGAGGCCCAAGTTGCCAACTCGCCTGAAGAGGCCCAAGTTGCCAAGAAGGCTGCTGCTAAGAACATAGTCGCTGCAATGGTGAATACCTTCCGGGGTGCCGCAGCTGTTGAACCTACTGTTGGCGATGCCATGGAGCAAAAGGAGGCTGGCGCTATATCCGCCGCGGGGGCCAAGGCAAATGATGTCAGCGATGCACCTACGGGAGAtgtggcttccaagtattctgacGCCATTATTTATGATGCTACCTCCAAGGCCCGTATAGCCGCAGCCGAAAAGAACATGAAAGAGGCCCAAGTTGCTGACTCGCCCGAAGAGGCTGCCGTTGCTAAGGAGGCTGCTTCTAAGAACATAGTAGCTGCAATGGTGGATGCCTTTCGAGGTGCCGCAGCTGTTGCACCTACTGATGCAGATGCCACGGAGGGAAAGGAGGCTAGCACCATTTCAGCCGAGGAAAAAGATGCCAGCGATTCACATACGAAAGAtgtggcttccaagtattctaacGCCATTATTTCTAATGCCGTGTCCAAGGCCCACATACGCGCGGCCGAAAAGGACATGAAGGAGGCCCAAGTTGCAAGCTCACCTGAAGAGGCTTCCGTTGCTAAGAAGGCTGCTGCTAAGAACATAGTCGCTGCGATGGTGTATGCCGCACAAGATGTCGCAGCCGTTGCACCTAGTGTTGCAGATGCCACAACGAAAGATGGTGTTGGCTACAAAGCGTGAGCGCAGCTCGGACTAACTTCCAATCATATATGCTCTATATGTGCATGGACGTGGTTGCGGATTTAAATATTATGCTCATTTGATCAACAACACGGGTGCATTGGAGCATCCATATATTGTTCATTTAATAATTCTTTTGTACTATCTTTTACACTAGCATCATCTCTAGCATGTTGTAATTTATTGGGAAATATTTCATTAATATTAAGATTATGCGATATAAAAGCGTTTTATAGTCAGCGTAAATATAATTCTAAATAAAAATCCACTTTCACGGCCATGCCTTTCTCTTGTGGTTACAATTTTATATCAGTCCGTGCGTTGTATTGGGATAAATAAATACTGAACACTTAAGTAAACCATCCGTGTTAATACTTCTCCATCACGCGGCAGAGCAATGCCCTAGTGGCAATATGGATGCATACAACCAAAAAATGAAGAAGTATTACAAAAAAAAAGTCATGCTACATCCTTTGTAGCAGCAAACCAAACACGCCAAAACGGCAGCAACAATCCATCCTGTAGTCACCATCCATGTTGACACTTCTCTTCTTAGTCGCCATCATCGATGTTGATCAGATTTTCTTCTATTGATAACAAACATAATTAATTATAAAAAGGTTAGATGCGAGGCCCTCGTTTGACCGACTTGTAAAACCGCATAATGATGGTGATCATCACCCTTTAATTGTATTTAGGTAAATCTAAACGAATTTATAGCTCGAATTGATTTTTATTGGCTGGCAATGAAGAATATCATTACCACTTCCATCCCGAAAAGGATGTCACAAATTTACGACACTAAGTAGTCCCAAATATCCAACCGGCCAGCAAAGTCCAAGGCCTTTGAActcaaaaattattttataaaactCTATTTTGTTGCAAAAATTATTCTATCATTTTATCCCAAATGAAAACCCTATTTTCTGCTTATTTTCTTATATAAAAGTTGCAAATGGTTTTAAAACAAACACAAAAAAATAATAGAAAAATATTTTTTTAAGAGAAGACTCCCAACCGGCCAGGCCCAGCATGGGCCAGCCGGCCAAACGTAGCACAGCCCAGACAGAAAACCTAGCACCCCCAACCGGTGCCCCTGGCCTTTTTGCATTCCCATCCCCGCCTTCGGCTGTTTCCAGAAACCATAAGTCCTCCCACCTCTCCACTCTTTGCCCCCCCGCACGCATCCTAGTGTGGACCCCGAGCCTCTCTCCCTCGATCTCCATCGCTCGAGCCAGCGTCCCTGCCTGCTCCATAGACCTCCAACAACCTCGCGCGCCTTGCCTCGCGTCCCTGCTCCGCGCGACTGgttcctgatacgcgtacagcacgcgtccgttgggaaccccaagaggaaggtgtgatgcgtacagcggcaagtttttcctcagtatgaaaccaaggtttatcgaaccagtaggagtcaagaagcacgttgaaggttgatggcggcgagatgtagtgcggcgcaacaccagggattccggcgccaacgtggaacctgcacaacacaaaccaagtactttgccccaacgaaacagcgatgttgtcaatctcaccggtttgctgtaacaaaggattagatgtatagtgtggatgatgattgtttgcagaaaacagtagaacgtgtattgcaatagattgtatttcagtatagagaattggaccggggtccacagttcactagaggtgtctctggaaggttttccgtctcgtggctctcggtactgggggtttcgcgacgaaggctttaagtaggcggaagggtaggtcagggggcgtcgcgaggggcccaggagacaggtcggcgcggccaagggtggggccgcgccgcctgccctcctggccacctcgtggccccacttcgttgactcttcggtcttctggaagcttcgtggcaaaataggaccctgggcgttgatttcatccaattccgagaatatttccttactaggatttctgaaaccaaaaacagcagaaaatagcaactggcacttcggcatcttgttaataggttagttccagaaaatgcataaatatgacataaagtgtgcataaaacatgtagatatcatcaataatgtggcatggaacataagaaattatcgatacgtcggagacgtatcagcatccccaagcttagtttctgctcgttccgagcaggtaaacgataaacaaagataatttctggagtgacatgccatcataaccttgatcatactattgtaagcatatgtaatgaatgcagcgatcaaaacaatgtaaatgacatgagtaaacaaatgaatcgtatagcaaagacttttcatgaatagtacttcaagacaagcatcaataagtcttgcataag
It includes:
- the LOC127319689 gene encoding uncharacterized protein, encoding MQKLVSIQISWITMATQRIFLITLMLVALIAMPVVARPASRKQEVNAYDVKGAPKALHAEEGKEAAGPSSEKVSTSKYSDAIISEAASKAHMAAAEKDMKEAQVANSPEEAQVAKKAAAKNIVAAMVNTFRGAAAVEPTVGDAMEQKEAGAISAAGAKANDVSDAPTGDVASKYSDAIIYDATSKARIAAAEKNMKEAQVADSPEEAAVAKEAASKNIVAAMVDAFRGAAAVAPTDADATEGKEASTISAEEKDASDSHTKDVASKYSNAIISNAVSKAHIRAAEKDMKEAQVASSPEEASVAKKAAAKNIVAAMVYAAQDVAAVAPSVADATTKDGVGYKA